TTCGCTGTAATAACCCAAAATTATTCCTTTTTTCTCTTTGTCTGAGCTTATCCTAATTTGCACAAGTTATTTATTTTTCATTCCTTATTAAGTGCACTTGGCTTTAAATTGGTGATTAATATATTTGTGTTGTTTTTGTCTGGGTAAAATAGTCGTTTTAAACTGTAGGCACTGGTTGCTAAAGAAGTGGTAAATGGTTGTAATGCTTATCGAGTAAGGATTTATGGCGATTGACTGCAAAACCGTGAAAAGCTTGACCAGAAATACTTTGAGCGACTCATCCCTCTTTAACAGTCCAGTGCCCAAATTAGTACACACTCATCTAAAAACCACTATAAGAGATAAGGACATTGCTTCAGATATATCTATCTCTTTAGGTCGATATTTGAGGAATACTCATGCAAAGTATACGTTCTAAGGTGTTCTGCAACACTATTTCCATCATACATATGTAAATCTATTTAGAAGTCGAAAGACGAAATAAATTTTTGAATTTTGGAGAAACTACCATGCAAACTAACACACCACAAGCTGAAGCCCCCGAAGTAATGATGCGTAATGCATGGATCACAGGATTTACACCTCAAGCAGAACGTTGGAACGGTCGTCTTGCTATGATCGGCTTTGTATCAGCGATCGCCATTGAATTATTTACCCATCAAGGTGTTCTACACTTTTGGGGTATCTTGTCATCAGGTGTAGTTCCTGTTTCCTAGACTGGTTTTACTTTAGAGAGAAGAAAACAAAAAATGAGGGGAAACTTTCCCTCTACAACACCGAATCACCTT
This is a stretch of genomic DNA from Pseudanabaena sp. BC1403. It encodes these proteins:
- a CDS encoding chlorophyll a/b-binding protein, which gives rise to MQTNTPQAEAPEVMMRNAWITGFTPQAERWNGRLAMIGFVSAIAIELFTHQGVLHFWGILSSGVVPVS